The genomic interval CATTTAGACGAATACTAAGGAGAGAATAATTGCGTTttaaaaatctaaactttaGTATTGTTTGTTCAATAACTCgtaaatacttttcatatCGTTTATCGACTATCGGTTATCGGACAACAGGCCGATTAGAATACAAAACAGCTGTTGTAAAGTTTTCCTATTTGCCATCCCTAGTCGCTTTCGTTTTCCGTGCCGAGATTTTGTAATACAAAACACCGTAAGAAATGGTTATTGGAGTATTTCCAGCCGCCAAACTTGGCGTGTTGGCAGTCAAACAAATTAGCAAACCCATTGCAAATGTGTTAAAATCCAATGCAAAATCAAGTCCATTTTTTAggaaatacatatgcatgccgCCGGCTCAGTGTAAGACTAATTTGTGTCTATACGTAGATTAAAGTGATTAATGCGCATCGATTATCGTTATCTTACAGTTTATAATTGGGTGGAGGTGAAGACCAAGATGTGGGCGCTGAATCTTGGCCGGCCCGTCACTGTGCCACCGTTGACCGAAGCCATGGCCATTGAGCTGGGGGCTAATCTGCTCGGAGAGTTTATTATCTTTGCCATTGGCGCCGGTTTGCTGATATTTGAGTACTCGCGCCAAACCATCAAGGAGAACAAGAAAAATGAGGCTTTCCAAATGGAAAAGATGCAGCTGACCAATACGCTGACTGAGATTAACTTCCGATTGGAACGTCAGGATGCGCAAATACGAGAAATGACGCGCGTTCTGGCGGAATTGGGTGAGTTATTACATCGCTCTTATATAAACGTATTATGATTTTAATGTTCTGTCTTACAATTAGATTCACGTAACATATTCCGGTGGCATAAGGAGCCGCTGCTGGAGTACGTGCCCTTTGACCCCAATACTCCAGATCAGAGCGCCAGCGCAAGAAATCCTAAAACATACGAGGGTTTCTATGATCCCACCGGCGGCATGGCATTCCGTGCGCTTAACTTTCTACAAACACAAATCTTTATTGATGGACGCGATCGAAAGGGCAAGCAGGCGCTCCAGCAGATAGATGAGGTTGCCGTCGAGCTGGAAAAATCACTTGAAGAGGCTGTGAGCACTGCCGAAGTGCCAGTGAAACT from Drosophila virilis strain 15010-1051.87 chromosome 2, Dvir_AGI_RSII-ME, whole genome shotgun sequence carries:
- the LOC6629938 gene encoding putative OPA3-like protein CG13603; this translates as MVIGVFPAAKLGVLAVKQISKPIANVLKSNAKSSPFFRKYICMPPAQFYNWVEVKTKMWALNLGRPVTVPPLTEAMAIELGANLLGEFIIFAIGAGLLIFEYSRQTIKENKKNEAFQMEKMQLTNTLTEINFRLERQDAQIREMTRVLAELDSRNIFRWHKEPLLEYVPFDPNTPDQSASARNPKTYEGFYDPTGGMAFRALNFLQTQIFIDGRDRKGKQALQQIDEVAVELEKSLEEAVSTAEVPVKLLK